In Desulfofundulus kuznetsovii DSM 6115, the following are encoded in one genomic region:
- a CDS encoding [Fe-Fe] hydrogenase large subunit C-terminal domain-containing protein, which translates to MGEQASFPITTVADRCRDCYRCIRSCPVKAIRIEAENDKLRARIVEDLCVLCGRCVLTCPQGAKKVSSSQERVKKLLACGDPVVASVAPSFAAMLPPGYALALPAMLKALGFALVQETSWGAELVCRAQKQLPGDTSYVSTACPVVVNLVEKYYPELISRLAPLVSPMVAHGRWIKQNHPQSRVVFVGPCIAKKEEARQFPDAVDEVLGFDELWQWFKEEGLSPDRFEAVDFDPPHPQRARLFPVEGGALHTLSLSTDMLDTRVVAISGLVNCIDFLSQLQRGEIKHPPAFMELLACNGGCIAGPLMETAGDIFVRRQRIIEYFRARPPAAPLKGDEETKPLPLDVLRRRYRERKIYRPEPPEEAIKQILAQTGKYTPQDELNCGACGYNSCREKAAAVYWGMAEVQMCIPYMRRRAESMSNLVINAMPNGCIIVNRHLEILEVNPAAREMFGWQGKEITGRKLDQLLDATNFRRVLATGEPLNVLHTYDEHDRIIREVIFPLEKGEVVVGILVDITHEKRQQEELRQMKAQTIKRAQEVINKQMKVAQEIAGLLGETTAETKVLLSQLIRLMQE; encoded by the coding sequence GTGGGTGAACAGGCATCCTTTCCCATCACCACCGTGGCCGACCGCTGCCGGGACTGTTACCGCTGCATCCGTTCCTGTCCGGTCAAGGCCATCCGTATCGAGGCGGAAAACGACAAGCTGCGTGCCCGCATTGTGGAAGACCTTTGCGTCCTTTGCGGCCGGTGTGTTTTAACCTGCCCCCAGGGGGCGAAAAAGGTGTCCTCAAGCCAGGAGCGGGTTAAGAAATTGCTGGCCTGCGGCGACCCTGTGGTGGCCAGCGTGGCCCCTTCCTTTGCGGCCATGTTGCCCCCCGGGTATGCCCTGGCCCTGCCCGCCATGCTCAAAGCCCTGGGATTTGCCCTGGTGCAGGAAACTTCCTGGGGGGCGGAACTGGTCTGCCGGGCGCAAAAGCAATTGCCCGGAGACACATCGTACGTTTCCACTGCCTGCCCGGTGGTGGTGAACCTGGTGGAAAAATACTACCCGGAGTTAATTTCCAGGCTTGCTCCCCTGGTGTCCCCCATGGTGGCCCACGGGCGATGGATCAAACAAAACCACCCGCAGAGCCGGGTGGTCTTCGTCGGACCCTGTATCGCCAAAAAAGAAGAAGCCAGGCAATTTCCCGATGCCGTTGATGAGGTGCTGGGATTTGACGAACTCTGGCAGTGGTTCAAGGAGGAAGGGCTTTCCCCCGACCGGTTTGAAGCCGTTGACTTTGACCCTCCCCATCCACAGCGGGCGCGTCTTTTTCCTGTGGAAGGCGGTGCGCTGCATACTTTATCTTTAAGCACGGACATGCTTGATACCCGGGTGGTGGCCATCTCGGGGCTGGTCAACTGCATTGATTTCCTTTCCCAGCTGCAGCGGGGGGAAATCAAACACCCCCCGGCCTTCATGGAATTGCTGGCCTGTAACGGCGGGTGTATTGCCGGCCCCCTCATGGAGACTGCCGGGGATATTTTCGTGCGCCGCCAGAGGATTATTGAATACTTCCGGGCCAGGCCCCCCGCGGCTCCCCTCAAGGGGGACGAGGAGACCAAGCCCCTGCCCCTGGACGTGCTCCGGCGTCGCTACCGGGAACGCAAGATTTACCGGCCCGAACCGCCTGAGGAAGCCATCAAACAAATACTGGCCCAAACGGGCAAGTACACACCCCAGGACGAATTAAATTGCGGTGCCTGCGGCTACAACTCCTGCCGGGAAAAGGCTGCGGCGGTGTACTGGGGGATGGCCGAGGTGCAGATGTGCATCCCCTACATGCGGCGCCGGGCGGAATCCATGTCCAACCTGGTGATCAATGCCATGCCCAACGGCTGTATTATTGTGAACCGGCACCTGGAGATCCTGGAGGTAAACCCGGCGGCCCGGGAGATGTTTGGCTGGCAGGGGAAAGAAATTACCGGGCGGAAGCTGGATCAACTGCTCGATGCCACCAACTTCCGCCGGGTGCTGGCCACCGGGGAACCCTTGAACGTTTTGCATACCTATGACGAACACGACCGGATCATCCGGGAAGTAATCTTTCCCCTGGAAAAGGGGGAGGTTGTGGTGGGCATCCTGGTGGACATCACCCACGAGAAGCGCCAGCAGGAAGAGTTAAGGCAAATGAAGGCCCAGACCATCAAGCGGGCCCAGGAGGTCATTAACAAGCAAATGAAGGTGGCCCAGGAAATTGCCGGCCTGCTGGGGGAAACCACGGCGGAGACCAAGGTTTTGCTCAGCCAGTTAATTCGCCTGATGCAGGAGTAG
- the nuoE gene encoding NADH-quinone oxidoreductase subunit NuoE, protein MSCQCGCGQDDAAKKEALEKVFEQYRGTKGALIPLLQEAQEIYGYLPGEVMQRIAAELKVPFSKVFGVATFYAQFHLKPRGRNIIRICQGTACHVRGAARVFESVSEKLGVGRNETTADLRYTLETVACLGACGLAPVMMVNDDTHGRLTPERAAEVLEQYK, encoded by the coding sequence GTGAGCTGTCAGTGTGGATGCGGTCAGGATGATGCGGCTAAAAAAGAAGCCCTGGAGAAGGTTTTTGAGCAGTACCGGGGCACTAAAGGGGCGCTCATCCCGCTGTTGCAGGAAGCTCAGGAGATTTACGGGTACCTGCCCGGGGAAGTGATGCAAAGGATAGCCGCCGAGCTAAAAGTTCCCTTCAGCAAGGTCTTCGGGGTGGCCACCTTTTACGCCCAGTTTCACTTAAAACCCCGGGGGCGGAATATTATCAGAATCTGCCAGGGGACGGCCTGCCACGTGCGGGGGGCGGCCCGGGTATTTGAATCGGTATCGGAGAAGCTTGGCGTGGGCAGAAACGAAACCACCGCCGACCTGCGCTACACCCTGGAAACGGTGGCCTGCCTGGGGGCCTGCGGTCTCGCTCCGGTGATGATGGTTAATGACGATACTCATGGCCGGCTGACTCCAGAGCGGGCGGCTGAGGTTCTTGAACAGTACAAGTAA
- a CDS encoding SpoIIE family protein phosphatase, with protein sequence MKISLDIGRAQLNKAGEELCGDSIEVVRTRSSTIVVLSDGLGSGVKANILSSLTTKTAATMLRMGGEIEEVIETLVQTLPTCRVRKLAYSTFSILQVMAGGRVYLVEYDNPRAFLGHGDRLREISRIRRVINDKEITEAFFDFREGDWLVLISDGVVHAGIGGVLNRGWGWDGVRSFLLELAAKNLDAAAWARELIQRCHQLYAGRPGDDTSVVVVKALAPRKVTVMIGPPMDRSADALVVEKLVRSPGVKVVCGGTTASIVARVLGREIEVDLSTHSDRVPPVGIITGIDLVTEGTLTVLYALEHLRQGVPLEDLQKARDGASRLAVTLLEADLIHFIVGLAVNPAGDCTYKHRTIEQLIRLLRKKGKEVTAEYR encoded by the coding sequence ATGAAAATTTCCCTTGACATTGGGAGGGCTCAGCTAAATAAGGCCGGGGAAGAGCTCTGCGGCGACAGCATCGAGGTGGTTCGAACCCGCTCTTCCACCATCGTGGTCCTCTCCGACGGCCTGGGCAGCGGGGTGAAGGCCAATATTCTCTCTTCTTTGACCACCAAAACTGCCGCCACCATGCTGCGCATGGGCGGGGAAATCGAGGAAGTCATTGAAACCCTGGTGCAGACCCTGCCCACCTGCAGGGTGCGCAAGCTGGCCTACAGCACCTTCTCCATCCTGCAGGTTATGGCCGGCGGCCGGGTTTATCTGGTGGAATACGACAACCCCAGGGCCTTCCTGGGCCACGGGGACCGGTTGAGGGAAATCAGCCGTATCCGGCGGGTGATCAATGACAAAGAAATTACGGAAGCTTTTTTCGATTTCCGGGAAGGGGACTGGCTGGTGCTGATCAGCGACGGGGTGGTGCACGCGGGTATTGGCGGCGTCCTTAACCGGGGCTGGGGCTGGGACGGGGTGCGCAGCTTTCTCCTGGAGCTTGCCGCAAAAAACCTGGATGCAGCAGCCTGGGCCAGGGAACTAATCCAGCGGTGCCACCAGCTTTATGCCGGCCGGCCGGGTGACGATACCAGCGTGGTGGTAGTGAAAGCCCTCGCCCCCCGTAAGGTGACGGTAATGATCGGGCCCCCCATGGACAGGTCCGCCGATGCCCTGGTGGTGGAAAAACTGGTGCGCTCGCCCGGGGTGAAGGTGGTCTGCGGGGGTACCACGGCCAGCATTGTGGCCCGCGTTCTGGGCAGGGAAATAGAGGTGGACCTTTCCACCCACAGCGACCGGGTGCCACCGGTAGGCATCATTACCGGCATTGACCTGGTTACCGAAGGTACCCTGACCGTGCTTTACGCCCTGGAACACCTGCGCCAGGGGGTGCCCCTCGAAGATTTGCAGAAGGCCCGGGACGGCGCCAGCCGGCTGGCGGTCACCCTGCTCGAGGCGGACTTGATCCATTTTATCGTAGGGCTGGCCGTCAACCCGGCCGGGGATTGCACTTACAAACACCGGACTATCGAACAATTAATCCGTTTGCTCAGGAAAAAGGGGAAAGAAGTCACAGCGGAATACCGTTAA
- the nuoE gene encoding NADH-quinone oxidoreductase subunit NuoE, translating into MEGTGRKFEKLQEIIARYGGKVSHLIAILQEVQQEYRYLPEEVLTYIATALNIPPAVVYGVATFYAQFSLVPKGKYVIRVCDGTACHVRGSEPIHFALRKELGLAEGQQTTDDLQFTVETVSCLGACGLAPVVTINDREVHGQMTPEDVLRVLRAIKSGESKEERREVHA; encoded by the coding sequence ATGGAGGGAACGGGCAGAAAGTTTGAAAAGTTGCAGGAAATTATCGCCCGTTACGGGGGTAAGGTGTCGCATTTGATTGCCATCCTGCAGGAAGTGCAGCAAGAGTACCGCTACCTGCCCGAAGAAGTACTGACCTATATTGCCACGGCTTTAAATATTCCGCCGGCGGTGGTCTACGGGGTGGCCACCTTCTACGCCCAGTTTTCCCTGGTTCCCAAGGGCAAATATGTCATCCGGGTTTGTGACGGCACGGCCTGCCACGTGCGGGGTTCCGAACCGATCCATTTTGCCCTGCGCAAGGAACTGGGACTTGCGGAAGGCCAGCAGACAACCGATGACCTGCAGTTTACGGTGGAAACGGTATCCTGCCTGGGGGCCTGTGGGCTGGCTCCGGTGGTAACCATTAACGACCGGGAAGTGCACGGGCAGATGACGCCCGAAGATGTTTTAAGGGTGTTGCGGGCTATAAAATCGGGGGAAAGCAAAGAAGAACGGAGGGAAGTCCATGCTTAA
- the nuoF gene encoding NADH-quinone oxidoreductase subunit NuoF — translation MLKSRQDLQALTERARGALEKEKLRILICAGTGCVANGSLGVYEAFREELVKRGLPYKLELVQEEENAGTALNISGCHGFCQMGPLVRFEPEGVLYLKVKKEDVPEIVEEHIVHKRPVERLLYHHPVTGQVVAREEDIPFYQNQVRVALELCGLVNPEDINDYLAHGGYQALEKALFEMTPEDVIKEVMDSGLRGRGGAGFPTGRKWAFARSAAGDKKYVICNGDEGDPGAFMDRSVMEGAPHRVLEGMMIAGYAIGADEGYIYVRAEYPLAVKRLKKAVADAEALGFLGDNILGSGFAFRIHIKEGAGAFVCGEETALIASIEGQRGMPRPRPPFPAQSGLWGCPTIINNVETLANVAPIISRGAGWFKQYGTPKSPGTKTFALAGQVAHTGLVEVPMGITLREVVFSIGGGLREGKKFKAVQIGGPSGGCLTEEHLDLPLDFDSLQQAGAMIGSGGMVVIGQDSCMVEVAKFFMTFVQNESCGKCVPCREGTRRMLELLTKITRGKATEDDLHLLEELALVVKDGALCGLGKTAPNPVLTTLRYFRDEYEAHVREKKCPAGVCKALLSYFIDQEKCRGCGLCARNCPVEAISGEKKQPHTIDLVKCIKCGTCMEKCKFGAVYTA, via the coding sequence ATGCTTAAATCAAGGCAGGATTTGCAGGCGCTCACAGAGCGGGCCAGGGGGGCCCTGGAAAAAGAAAAGCTGCGCATTTTAATCTGTGCCGGTACCGGTTGTGTGGCCAACGGCTCCCTGGGCGTATACGAAGCCTTCCGGGAGGAACTGGTCAAAAGAGGTTTACCTTATAAATTAGAGCTGGTGCAAGAGGAGGAAAACGCCGGGACCGCTTTAAATATCAGCGGCTGCCACGGGTTTTGCCAGATGGGTCCCCTGGTGCGATTTGAGCCGGAAGGGGTGTTGTATCTAAAGGTCAAAAAAGAGGACGTCCCGGAGATCGTTGAAGAGCACATTGTCCATAAACGACCCGTAGAAAGGTTGCTCTATCATCATCCGGTTACCGGCCAGGTGGTGGCCCGGGAGGAGGATATTCCCTTTTACCAGAATCAGGTGCGGGTGGCCCTGGAATTGTGCGGCCTGGTTAACCCGGAGGATATCAATGATTACCTGGCCCACGGCGGTTATCAGGCCCTGGAAAAAGCCCTTTTTGAAATGACTCCCGAAGACGTAATTAAGGAAGTAATGGACTCGGGTCTGCGCGGCCGTGGCGGAGCGGGTTTTCCCACCGGCCGGAAGTGGGCCTTTGCCCGGTCTGCCGCGGGGGACAAAAAATATGTCATTTGTAACGGCGACGAAGGCGACCCCGGGGCCTTCATGGACCGCAGCGTGATGGAAGGCGCTCCTCACCGGGTGCTGGAAGGGATGATGATTGCTGGTTATGCCATCGGTGCGGACGAAGGGTACATTTACGTCCGGGCCGAATACCCCCTGGCGGTAAAACGGTTGAAAAAGGCCGTGGCTGATGCCGAAGCTCTTGGCTTTCTGGGCGATAACATCCTGGGCAGCGGATTCGCTTTTCGCATCCACATTAAAGAGGGTGCCGGCGCCTTTGTCTGCGGCGAGGAAACAGCTTTGATTGCCTCCATTGAGGGCCAGCGCGGCATGCCCCGTCCCCGTCCTCCCTTCCCGGCCCAGAGCGGCCTCTGGGGCTGCCCGACCATCATCAATAACGTGGAAACCCTGGCCAACGTGGCTCCTATTATCTCCCGGGGAGCGGGCTGGTTCAAGCAGTACGGCACTCCCAAGAGCCCCGGTACCAAAACCTTTGCCCTGGCCGGTCAGGTGGCCCACACCGGTCTGGTGGAGGTGCCCATGGGCATTACCCTGCGGGAAGTGGTTTTTTCCATCGGCGGTGGGCTGCGGGAAGGCAAAAAGTTCAAGGCGGTGCAGATCGGAGGGCCTTCCGGAGGCTGCCTGACGGAAGAGCACCTGGACCTGCCCCTGGATTTCGACTCCCTCCAGCAGGCGGGGGCGATGATTGGCTCCGGCGGTATGGTGGTCATCGGTCAGGACAGCTGTATGGTGGAAGTGGCCAAGTTTTTCATGACCTTCGTGCAAAACGAGTCCTGCGGTAAATGTGTTCCCTGCCGGGAAGGTACCAGGCGGATGCTGGAGCTTCTGACCAAAATCACCAGGGGCAAGGCCACGGAGGATGACCTGCACCTTCTGGAAGAGCTGGCCCTGGTGGTCAAGGACGGTGCCCTCTGCGGCCTGGGCAAGACTGCTCCCAACCCCGTGCTCACCACCCTGCGCTACTTCCGTGATGAATACGAAGCCCATGTGCGGGAGAAAAAATGTCCGGCGGGAGTCTGCAAGGCACTGCTCAGTTACTTTATTGACCAGGAAAAATGCAGGGGCTGCGGTTTATGTGCCAGGAACTGCCCGGTGGAAGCCATCAGCGGTGAGAAAAAACAGCCCCACACCATTGACCTGGTTAAATGCATTAAGTGCGGCACCTGCATGGAGAAATGCAAGTTCGGCGCTGTTTACACCGCCTGA
- a CDS encoding [FeFe] hydrogenase, group A yields MSTGKVTVDGHVVEINDARNILEVVRRAGIKLPTFCYHSELSVYGACRMCMVEVEGRGLVASCSTPPADGMVIHTSTPRTRRLRRMIIELLLANHDRECTSCGRSGSCKLQQLARQMGVTEVRFGQRDKKMPVDNTSPALVKNPNKCILCGDCVRMCKEVQGLGIWDFAFRGSKTQVTTAFGKPLQEVACVSCGQCVAVCPTGALTVKSEVDKVWDAIHDPDKVVVVQVAPAVRVAIGEEFGLLPGEKATGQMVAALRKIGFDRVFDTLFTADMTTIEEGMELLGRLEKGGRLPLFTSCCPAWVKYAEQFHADLLENLSTCRSPQQMFGSLVKKHYAREIGRSPEQVVCVSVMPCTAKKFEARRPEFTTGGVPDVDFVLTTMELAQMIKEAGIVFNELEPEVFDNPLGMGSGAAVIYGASGGVMESVVRFVAAQQSPGDVGRVDFYPVRGIQGIKEAELEIGGQNLKLAVVNGLANAEKLINRIKSGEAFYHAVEVMACPGGCLGGGGQPYPNNTASRLGRMKGLYALDRAEQLHRPQDNIFVTRALERWFGGPANANTHQALHTRYYPRRRISGKPVEVSDRREERPVEVAVCVGTNCYLKGSYDILNKFMTLARQMGIADYVHLKGTFCLEHCDRGVSIKVNDEIITNVTLDNAEEVFRTKIAIKAEPPWVV; encoded by the coding sequence ATGTCTACAGGGAAAGTTACCGTAGATGGTCATGTGGTGGAAATAAATGATGCCAGGAACATCCTGGAAGTAGTGCGCCGGGCCGGTATCAAGCTGCCTACCTTTTGCTACCACTCGGAATTGAGCGTTTACGGGGCCTGCCGCATGTGCATGGTGGAGGTGGAGGGCCGGGGGCTGGTGGCCTCCTGTTCAACGCCTCCAGCCGACGGCATGGTTATTCACACCAGCACCCCCCGCACCCGCCGGTTGCGCCGCATGATTATCGAACTGCTCCTGGCCAACCACGACCGGGAATGTACCAGCTGCGGGCGCAGCGGCAGCTGCAAACTGCAGCAGCTGGCCCGCCAGATGGGGGTTACGGAGGTCCGCTTCGGCCAGCGGGATAAAAAGATGCCGGTGGATAATACTTCCCCGGCCCTGGTAAAGAACCCCAACAAGTGCATCCTCTGCGGCGACTGCGTGCGCATGTGCAAGGAGGTCCAGGGGCTGGGGATCTGGGACTTTGCCTTCCGGGGTTCCAAAACCCAGGTAACTACCGCCTTTGGCAAACCCCTGCAGGAAGTGGCCTGTGTCAGCTGCGGTCAATGTGTGGCCGTGTGCCCTACCGGTGCCCTGACGGTCAAGTCGGAAGTGGATAAGGTTTGGGACGCCATCCACGATCCGGATAAAGTGGTGGTGGTGCAGGTGGCTCCGGCGGTAAGGGTGGCCATCGGCGAGGAATTCGGCCTCCTGCCCGGGGAAAAGGCCACCGGGCAAATGGTGGCGGCCCTGCGGAAAATAGGTTTTGACCGCGTGTTTGACACCCTGTTTACTGCCGATATGACCACCATCGAGGAAGGGATGGAGCTGCTGGGCCGGCTGGAAAAGGGCGGCAGGCTGCCCCTGTTCACCTCCTGCTGTCCGGCCTGGGTGAAATATGCCGAGCAGTTCCACGCCGACCTCCTGGAAAACCTGTCCACCTGCCGGTCTCCCCAGCAGATGTTCGGTTCCCTGGTGAAGAAGCATTACGCCCGGGAGATTGGCAGGAGCCCGGAACAGGTGGTCTGCGTGTCGGTAATGCCCTGTACGGCTAAAAAGTTTGAAGCCAGACGGCCCGAATTTACCACCGGGGGCGTCCCCGATGTGGATTTCGTCCTCACTACCATGGAGCTGGCCCAGATGATTAAGGAAGCGGGCATTGTCTTTAACGAGCTGGAGCCGGAAGTGTTTGACAATCCCCTGGGGATGGGTTCGGGCGCGGCGGTCATTTACGGTGCCTCGGGCGGAGTGATGGAATCGGTGGTGCGCTTTGTTGCGGCCCAGCAGTCCCCCGGTGATGTGGGGCGGGTGGATTTTTACCCCGTGCGGGGTATACAGGGAATTAAGGAGGCGGAACTGGAGATCGGCGGGCAAAACCTCAAACTGGCGGTGGTAAACGGCCTGGCCAATGCTGAGAAGCTCATCAACCGTATCAAATCGGGGGAAGCCTTCTATCATGCCGTGGAAGTGATGGCCTGTCCCGGCGGCTGCCTTGGCGGCGGCGGTCAGCCTTACCCCAACAATACCGCTTCCCGGCTGGGGCGCATGAAGGGCCTTTACGCCCTGGACCGGGCGGAACAGCTACACAGGCCCCAGGACAACATTTTTGTCACCAGGGCCCTGGAACGGTGGTTTGGCGGCCCGGCCAACGCCAATACCCACCAGGCCCTGCATACCCGCTACTACCCGCGGCGGCGCATCAGCGGCAAGCCCGTGGAAGTGAGCGACCGCCGGGAAGAGCGCCCGGTGGAGGTAGCGGTTTGCGTGGGTACCAATTGTTACCTCAAAGGTTCTTATGACATTTTAAATAAGTTCATGACCCTGGCGCGGCAGATGGGCATCGCCGATTACGTGCATCTGAAGGGAACCTTCTGCCTGGAGCACTGCGACCGGGGAGTGAGCATTAAGGTCAACGACGAAATCATTACCAACGTAACCCTGGATAACGCCGAAGAAGTCTTCAGGACTAAGATTGCCATCAAGGCCGAGCCGCCCTGGGTGGTTTAA
- a CDS encoding 5-formyltetrahydrofolate cyclo-ligase yields the protein MGKGELRKDVLKARGSLSPGEIAEKSGRILRRVLSLEEFQRARTLMAYVDFRNEVQTGALIMESMARGKRVAVPVTDVACRRLTPSLLLEYPGDLAPGTWGILEPRPECLRPLEPQELDLVVVPGVAFDLKGNRLGYGGGFYDRFLPRTRPDTVWLALAFELQIRPQVYAGPHDCPVHILVTEERVVYTRW from the coding sequence GTGGGCAAGGGCGAATTAAGAAAAGATGTCTTAAAAGCACGGGGCAGTCTTTCTCCGGGAGAAATAGCCGAAAAAAGCGGGCGGATTTTGCGCCGCGTGCTGTCCCTGGAGGAGTTTCAAAGGGCCCGGACTCTCATGGCCTATGTTGACTTCCGCAACGAGGTGCAGACCGGCGCCCTGATCATGGAATCCATGGCCCGGGGCAAAAGGGTGGCCGTGCCGGTGACCGATGTGGCCTGCAGGCGGCTCACCCCCTCCTTGTTGCTGGAATACCCGGGCGATCTGGCACCGGGAACGTGGGGCATTTTAGAACCCCGCCCGGAGTGCCTGCGCCCTCTGGAGCCCCAGGAACTGGATCTGGTGGTGGTGCCCGGGGTGGCCTTTGACCTGAAAGGCAACCGTTTGGGTTATGGCGGTGGCTTTTATGACCGCTTCCTGCCCCGCACCAGGCCGGATACTGTTTGGCTGGCCCTGGCCTTTGAGTTGCAGATCCGCCCGCAGGTTTATGCCGGCCCCCACGATTGCCCGGTGCACATTCTGGTTACCGAGGAGCGGGTTGTTTACACCCGCTGGTAA